A genomic stretch from Malus domestica chromosome 15, GDT2T_hap1 includes:
- the LOC103401170 gene encoding proline-rich receptor-like protein kinase PERK4 isoform X2, which translates to MSSDNAPSPDSSSASPPAPDSSKSSPSGPSPKESPKESSSEPAPSSPPPSSPPPSSPPPSSPPPSSPPPSSPPPPNDSSSPSSPPPKDSSSSSSPPPPKKESQSPPAPQQATPSPPHAREPPGKAPPAQKTPEADTGGETFRAPPPPGRSRTSPSGALTPSRGSSSSSKDSSDDDGTSSSYRGRIAGVAIGAAVIIIVLLVVCVVCIRKKRRKRRDMQYYGDPAKAGGGYYNTQQQNWHDINNPQGDHVMRLNNQPPGGGGGGGGGGPWPSPPPQMPLSGEVSTNYSAARGPPLPALSPTMSLGFNKSTFTYDELAAATNGFNEANLLGQGGFGYVHKGVLPNGKVVAVKSLKSGSGQGEREFAAEVEIISRVHHRHLVSLVGYCIAGGQRMLVYEFVPNKTMEYHLHGKGLPPMDWPTRLRIAVGSAKGLAYLHEDCHPKIIHRDIKSANILIDNNFEAMVADFGLAKLSSDNYTHVSTRVMGTFGYLAPEYASSGKLTEKSDVFSFGVMLLELITGRKPVDPSNAMDDSLVDWARPLLTRSLEDGNYTELVDIGLDNNYNPQEMARMVACAAASIRHSAKKRPKMSQIVRALEGEVSLDNLNEGTKPGQSSMFNAGGGSSDYDTQAYNADMKKFRKLALSSQELGSSDYGTSSNDSREMSTPKK; encoded by the exons ATGTCTTCTGACAATGCTCCGTCCCCGGACTCCTCATCCGCTTCACCACCTGCACCGGACTCGTCCAAATCATCACCATCTGGTCCATCTCCAAAGGAATCCCCAAAGGAGTCATCTTCAGAGCCAGCACCGTCCTCGCCACCGccatcatcaccaccaccgTCCTCGCCGCCGCCATCTTCACCACCACCGTCCTCACCGCCACCATCTTCACCACCGCCTCCAAATGACTCGTCTTCACCATCATCGCCACCTCCCAAggactcatcttcatcatcatcgcCACCTCCACCCAAGAAGGAGTCCCAGTCTCCACCTGCACCACAGCAGGCGACCCCATCTCCACCTCATGCTAGGGAACCACCGGGTAAGGCACCGCCGGCACAGAAGACACCAGAGGCAGATACTGGAGGTGAGACTTTCAGAGCGCCTCCTCCTCCAGGGCGCTCTCGGACTTCTCCCTCTGGTGCACTCACGCCATCACGTGGCAGTAGTTCCTCATCAAAAGATAGTTCTGATGATGACGGCACATCATCATCATATAGAGGTAGGATAGCCGGAGTTGCGATTGGGGCGGCGGTAATTATAATTGTCTTGCTCGTTGTTTGTGTGGTTTGTatcaggaagaagaggagaaaacGCCGTGATATGCAGTACTATGGAGATCCTGCTAAAG CTGGTGGTGGCTATTACAACACACAACAACAAAATTGGCACGATATAAATAATCCACAAGGAGACCATGTGATGAGGCTAAACAACCAACCgcctggtggtggtggtggtggtggtggtggtggtcctTGGCCTTCACCACCGCCTCAAATGCCGCTGAGCGGTGAAGTGAGCACCAATTATTCAGCAGCTCGGGGACCCCCATTGCCAGCCCTCTCACCAACAATGTCACTTGGGTTCAACAAGAGCACCTTCACTTATGATGAGCTAGCGGCCGCCACTAATGGGTTTAATGAGGCCAATTTGTTGGGTCAGGGCGGTTTCGGGTATGTGCACAAAGGTGTTTTGCCCAATGGAAAAGTAGTTGCAGTGAAAAGTCTCAAGTCGGGTAGTGGGCAAGGAGAACGAGAATTCGCGGCAGAGGTGGAGATCATTAGTCGAGTCCATCATCGGCATCTTGTGTCACTGGTTGGATATTGTATTGCTGGTGGGCAGAGAATGCTTGTATATGAATTTGTTCCCAACAAAACCATGGAATATCACTTGCACG GAAAGGGTCTTCCACCTATGGATTGGCCAACTAGGCTTCGGATTGCAGTTGGGTCTGCCAAAGGGCTTGCATACCTTCACGAAGATT GCCACCCAAAAATCATCCATCGTGATATCAAATCTGCTAACATTCTCATTGATAACAACTTCGAAGCCATG GTTGCTGATTTTGGGTTGGCTAAGCTGTCTTCTGACAATTATACCCACGTCTCAACACGAGTCATGGGAACTTTCGG ATATTTAGCTCCAGAATATGCATCAAGTGGAAAATTGACAGAGAAGTCTGATGTTTTCTCATTTGGGGTCATGCTCCTGGAACTCATAACTGGAAGGAAACCAGTGGATCCTTCAAATGCAATGGACGACAGCTTGGTTGACTGG GCTCGACCACTTCTCACTCGTTCATTAGAGGATGGTAATTACACGGAGCTAGTAGACATCGGTTTGGACAATAATTACAACCCTCAGGAGATGGCACGCATGGTCGCCTGTGCTGCTGCAAGTATCCGTCACTCTGCTAAAAAGCGCCCAAAGATGAGTCAG ATAGTACGTGCACTAGAAGGAGAAGTGTCGCTGGACAACCTAAATGAGGGGACAAAACCCGGGCAGAGCTCTATGTTCAACGCGGGTGGAGGAAGCTCAGACTATGATACGCAAGCGTACAATGCTGACATGAAGAAGTTCAGAAAGTTAGCCCTTTCAAGCCAGGAATTAGGGAGCAGTGACTACGGGACTTCAAGTAATGACTCCAGAGAAATGAGCACACCCAAGAAATGA
- the LOC103401170 gene encoding proline-rich receptor-like protein kinase PERK4 isoform X1 produces MRLHGCMCREGSSTIATSSCGRGEVSGHNNIHIFGKVVLGRRLIKRRIMSSDNAPSPDSSSASPPAPDSSKSSPSGPSPKESPKESSSEPAPSSPPPSSPPPSSPPPSSPPPSSPPPSSPPPPNDSSSPSSPPPKDSSSSSSPPPPKKESQSPPAPQQATPSPPHAREPPGKAPPAQKTPEADTGGETFRAPPPPGRSRTSPSGALTPSRGSSSSSKDSSDDDGTSSSYRGRIAGVAIGAAVIIIVLLVVCVVCIRKKRRKRRDMQYYGDPAKAGGGYYNTQQQNWHDINNPQGDHVMRLNNQPPGGGGGGGGGGPWPSPPPQMPLSGEVSTNYSAARGPPLPALSPTMSLGFNKSTFTYDELAAATNGFNEANLLGQGGFGYVHKGVLPNGKVVAVKSLKSGSGQGEREFAAEVEIISRVHHRHLVSLVGYCIAGGQRMLVYEFVPNKTMEYHLHGKGLPPMDWPTRLRIAVGSAKGLAYLHEDCHPKIIHRDIKSANILIDNNFEAMVADFGLAKLSSDNYTHVSTRVMGTFGYLAPEYASSGKLTEKSDVFSFGVMLLELITGRKPVDPSNAMDDSLVDWARPLLTRSLEDGNYTELVDIGLDNNYNPQEMARMVACAAASIRHSAKKRPKMSQIVRALEGEVSLDNLNEGTKPGQSSMFNAGGGSSDYDTQAYNADMKKFRKLALSSQELGSSDYGTSSNDSREMSTPKK; encoded by the exons ATGCGTCTACATGGTTGCATGTGTCGTGAG GGGTCTTCAACCATTGCGACGAGCAGTTGCGGGAGAGGTGAAGTTTCCGGCCACAACAACATACATATCTTTGGGAAAGTAGTCCTTGGCCGGAGGTTGATCAAGAGACGAATAATGTCTTCTGACAATGCTCCGTCCCCGGACTCCTCATCCGCTTCACCACCTGCACCGGACTCGTCCAAATCATCACCATCTGGTCCATCTCCAAAGGAATCCCCAAAGGAGTCATCTTCAGAGCCAGCACCGTCCTCGCCACCGccatcatcaccaccaccgTCCTCGCCGCCGCCATCTTCACCACCACCGTCCTCACCGCCACCATCTTCACCACCGCCTCCAAATGACTCGTCTTCACCATCATCGCCACCTCCCAAggactcatcttcatcatcatcgcCACCTCCACCCAAGAAGGAGTCCCAGTCTCCACCTGCACCACAGCAGGCGACCCCATCTCCACCTCATGCTAGGGAACCACCGGGTAAGGCACCGCCGGCACAGAAGACACCAGAGGCAGATACTGGAGGTGAGACTTTCAGAGCGCCTCCTCCTCCAGGGCGCTCTCGGACTTCTCCCTCTGGTGCACTCACGCCATCACGTGGCAGTAGTTCCTCATCAAAAGATAGTTCTGATGATGACGGCACATCATCATCATATAGAGGTAGGATAGCCGGAGTTGCGATTGGGGCGGCGGTAATTATAATTGTCTTGCTCGTTGTTTGTGTGGTTTGTatcaggaagaagaggagaaaacGCCGTGATATGCAGTACTATGGAGATCCTGCTAAAG CTGGTGGTGGCTATTACAACACACAACAACAAAATTGGCACGATATAAATAATCCACAAGGAGACCATGTGATGAGGCTAAACAACCAACCgcctggtggtggtggtggtggtggtggtggtggtcctTGGCCTTCACCACCGCCTCAAATGCCGCTGAGCGGTGAAGTGAGCACCAATTATTCAGCAGCTCGGGGACCCCCATTGCCAGCCCTCTCACCAACAATGTCACTTGGGTTCAACAAGAGCACCTTCACTTATGATGAGCTAGCGGCCGCCACTAATGGGTTTAATGAGGCCAATTTGTTGGGTCAGGGCGGTTTCGGGTATGTGCACAAAGGTGTTTTGCCCAATGGAAAAGTAGTTGCAGTGAAAAGTCTCAAGTCGGGTAGTGGGCAAGGAGAACGAGAATTCGCGGCAGAGGTGGAGATCATTAGTCGAGTCCATCATCGGCATCTTGTGTCACTGGTTGGATATTGTATTGCTGGTGGGCAGAGAATGCTTGTATATGAATTTGTTCCCAACAAAACCATGGAATATCACTTGCACG GAAAGGGTCTTCCACCTATGGATTGGCCAACTAGGCTTCGGATTGCAGTTGGGTCTGCCAAAGGGCTTGCATACCTTCACGAAGATT GCCACCCAAAAATCATCCATCGTGATATCAAATCTGCTAACATTCTCATTGATAACAACTTCGAAGCCATG GTTGCTGATTTTGGGTTGGCTAAGCTGTCTTCTGACAATTATACCCACGTCTCAACACGAGTCATGGGAACTTTCGG ATATTTAGCTCCAGAATATGCATCAAGTGGAAAATTGACAGAGAAGTCTGATGTTTTCTCATTTGGGGTCATGCTCCTGGAACTCATAACTGGAAGGAAACCAGTGGATCCTTCAAATGCAATGGACGACAGCTTGGTTGACTGG GCTCGACCACTTCTCACTCGTTCATTAGAGGATGGTAATTACACGGAGCTAGTAGACATCGGTTTGGACAATAATTACAACCCTCAGGAGATGGCACGCATGGTCGCCTGTGCTGCTGCAAGTATCCGTCACTCTGCTAAAAAGCGCCCAAAGATGAGTCAG ATAGTACGTGCACTAGAAGGAGAAGTGTCGCTGGACAACCTAAATGAGGGGACAAAACCCGGGCAGAGCTCTATGTTCAACGCGGGTGGAGGAAGCTCAGACTATGATACGCAAGCGTACAATGCTGACATGAAGAAGTTCAGAAAGTTAGCCCTTTCAAGCCAGGAATTAGGGAGCAGTGACTACGGGACTTCAAGTAATGACTCCAGAGAAATGAGCACACCCAAGAAATGA
- the LOC103401171 gene encoding uncharacterized protein: MDSDKDVGNDSDSFVIVSNANSVCSDSESVVGTDSENYVIVSPKNNVATDSGEELFVGSTQQSKNVEKDAYVCSDSDCGESTYSEEVLSDESEQHLKEVDNDSYLSTDSEVYLFDESEQQLKNVDNERYMSTDCVEEPSDGFRKQLKIMDNQHYMDTVLPGKQLKMRHCSC, encoded by the coding sequence ATGGATAGCGATAAAGATGTTGGCAATGACTCCGACTCTTTTGTCATTGTGAGCAATGCCAATTCTGTGTGCAGTGATTCTGAAAGTGTCGTGGGTACTGATTCCGAAAATTATGTCATTGTGAGTCCTAAAAACAATGTGGCTACCGATTCGGGAGAAGAACTATTTGTTGGAAGCACACAACAATCAAAGAATGTGGAAAAGGACGCATATGTGTGTTCTGACTCTGATTGTGGTGAGAGCACTTATTCTGAAGAAGTTCTATCTGATGAAAGCGAACAACATTTGAAGGAAGTGGATAATGATAGTTATCTGAGTACCGATTCTGAAGTCTATCTATTTGACGAAAGCGAACAGCAGTTGAAGAATGTGGATAATGAAAGATATATGAGTACTGATTGTGTAGAAGAACCATCTGATGGATTCAGAAAACAGTTGAAGATTATGGATAATCAACATTACATGGATACTGTACTCCCTGGgaaacagttgaagatgaggcATTGTTCTTGTTAG
- the LOC103401172 gene encoding F-box protein At5g07610-like — protein MDKERRTNKLLANKNSILYMDLKDIIKNHALEFLPAKSLLRFTGVCRDWKLDIKTPFFAHKQSNSFRGISGFFYQSNAGPPSFISINPNAYGVPDPSLKFLPEPVDIRASSNGLLCCQGRDGYKAYYICNPVTRKWTKLPKPNADHGHDPAIVLIFEPSLLNFVAEYKLVCAFPSVDFDNGYEFEIYSSREESWRVSGEIFFGKSTLLPRSGVHVNDIVYWLALNGQILVFDLKMERAQQLNRGYGTLGMMDGRLCSTFSQPPTLVVRTLCNAYTNTMAMGSNVEPWVMKHQIKLPAPMSSGTGYGLKSRSVVFGSGNVIMFRGGGKMHVYDIKTKEIQCVCDELNSSGRLVSHVNSLVEL, from the coding sequence ATGGATAAAGAAAGGAGAACAAATAAGTTACTTGCAAACAAAAACAGTATTCTATACATGGACCTCAAGGACATCATTAAGAACCATGCCCTCGAGTTTCTACCTGCTAAATCACTTCTCAGGTTCACTGGAGTTTGTAGGGACTGGAAGCTCGATATCAAAACTCCTTTCTTTGCCCACAAGCAGTCAAATAGTTTTCGTGGAATATCGGGATTCTTTTATCAATCCAATGCAGGCCCTCCTTCATTCATCTCTATCAATCCGAATGCATATGGTGTTCCAGACCCATCTCTGAAGTTCTTGCCTGAGCCAGTTGACATACGAGCTTCTTCGAATGGATTACTTTGCTGCCAGGGACGTGATGGCTATAAGGCTTACTACATTTGCAATCCTGTTACAAGGAAGTGGACAAAACTTCCCAAGCCAAACGCGGATCACGGACATGACCCTGCTATTGTTCTCATCTTTGAACCTTCTCTGCTCAATTTTGTGGCCGAGTACAAGCTCGTGTGTGCTTTTCCATCAGTTGATTTCGACAATGGATATGAATTCGAGATTTATTCCTCTAGGGAGGAGTCTTGGAGGGTTTCCGGTGAGATTTTCTTCGGCAAGAGCACTCTCTTGCCAAGATCCGGTGTTCATGTGAACGACATAGTTTATTGGCTGGCATTGAATGGTCAGATTCTTGTTTTTGACCTGAAGATGGAGCGTGCGCAACAACTTAACAGAGGATATGGGACCCTTGGTATGATGGATGGAAGGCTTTGTTCTACGTTTTCTCAACCTCCCACACTAGTTGTACGAACGTTGTGTAATGCGTACACAAACACAATGGCGATGGGCAGCAATGTCGAGCCATGGGTAATGAAACATCAGATCAAACTGCCCGCTCCGATGTCATCTGGAACCGGTTATGGTCTAAAGTCTCGTAGTGTAGTGTTTGGCAGTGGAAATGTGATCATGTTTCGGGGTGGCGGAAAAATGCACGTTTACGACATCAAGACTAAAGAAATACAATGTGTTTGTGATGAACTTAATTCGAGTGGGAGGCTTGTTTCTCACGTGAACAGTCTTGTGGAGCTCTAG
- the LOC103425054 gene encoding F-box protein At5g07610-like, with protein MSVMDRGRGANKLVANKNSILYMDLKDIIRNHALQFLPAKSLFRFTGVCRDWKLDITTPFFAHKQSNSFHDISGFFCQSGTAPPSFISLDPNAYGVPDPPLNFLPEPVEIRTSSNGLLCCQGRDGYKAYYICNPVTRKWKKLPKPNADHGCNPAIVLIFEPSLLNFVAEYKLVCVFPSVDFDNGYEFEIYSSRDESWRVSGEIYFGNHPPVPRTGVHVNDIVYWVLDYQILVFDLAMERAQLSGSFCETGGIGALGRMDGKLCLAKPSLTGLTVKVLSNAYTNTMGMHSNVKAWETKHQISLSPPPFDSTTYNHRMMTNYILFAGGNVVLYRSGGKLHTYDLKTKDTQCLGDELDQNARIVSHVNSLVEI; from the coding sequence ATGAGCGTGATGGATCGGGGGAGGGGAGCAAATAAGTTGGTAGCAAACAAAAACAGTATTTTATACATGGACCTCAAGGACATCATTAGGAACCATGCCCTCCAGTTTCTACCTGCTAAATCACTTTTCAGGTTCACTGGAGTTTGTAGGGACTGGAAGCTCGATATCACAACCCCTTTCTTTGCCCACAAGCAGTCAAATAGCTTTCATGATATCTCAGGCTTCTTTTGTCAATCCGGCACAGCCCCACCTTCATTCATATCTCTTGACCCCAATGCGTATGGTGTTCCAGATCCACCTCTGAACTTCTTGCCTGAGCCTGTTGAGATaaggacttcttccaatggaTTACTTTGCTGCCAGGGTCGTGATGGCTATAAGGCATACTACATTTGCAATCCTGTTACTAGGAAGTGGAAAAAACTTCCCAAGCCAAATGCGGATCACGGATGCAACCCTGCTATTGTTCTCATCTTTGAACCATCTTTGCTCAATTTTGTGGCTGAGTACAAGCTCGTATGTGTTTTTCCATCCGTTGATTTTGACAATGGATATGAGTTTGAGATCTATTCCTCCAGGGATGAGTCTTGGAGAGTTTCTGGTGAGATTTACTTTGGCAATCATCCGCCCGTGCCAAGAACCGGTGTTCATGTGAATGACATAGTTTATTGGGTATTGGATTATCAGATTCTTGTTTTTGACCTGGCGATGGAGCGCGCACAACTTTCTGGCAGTTTTTGTGAAACAGGAGGAATTGGGGCCCTGGGTCGGATGGATGGAAAGCTTTGTCTGGCAAAGCCTAGTCTTACAGGACTAACTGTGAAAGTGTTGTCTAACGCCTACACGAACACTATGGGGATGCACAGCAATGTCAAGGCATGGGAAACGAAACATCAGATTAGTCTATCCCCTCCACCATTCGATTCAACGACTTATAACCATCGAATGATGACTAATTATATACTGTTTGCCGGTGGAAATGTGGTCTTGTATCGGAGTGGCGGAAAATTGCATACATATGACCTGAAGACTAAAGACACTCAATGTTTGGGTGATGAACTTGATCAGAATGCAAGGATTGTTTCGCATGTGAACAGTCTTGTGGAGATCTAG